The Amycolatopsis coloradensis sequence CATTGGGCCGGGGGCGGCGACGTCGAGTGGGCAGCGGACGGCGATCCCGGCCGCGTCCCCTTGCCGGGCTATCCGTTCCAGCGGGAGCGGCACTGGATCGACCCATCGCCTCACCACACAACCGACCAGGAGACTCCTCGGTGACCGACACCTTGCCCGTCGTGGGTGGCCACGGACCGCCACTGTCCTATCCGGACACCACGATCACCGGGCTGATCCTCGCCCAGGCCGCGCGCACCCCGGACGCCGTCGCCGTCCGGCAGGGTGACGCCCGGCTCACCTACCGCGAACTGGTCGCGTCGGCGACCGGCGTCGCCCGGCTGCTGTGGGCCCGGGGTGCCGGGCCCGGCACCCGCGTCGGCGTCTGCGCTGACCGACGGCCGGAGCTGGTCTCGACCGTTGTGGGCGTGCTGCTGTCCGGGGCCGCCTACGTGCCGCTCGAACCCGGCGGCCCGAAGGCGCGGCTGGCCGAAATCGCCGGGGACGCCGAGGTCTCCCTTGTTGTCGGCGACCGCGCCAAGGCCGAATTCGGTGCCGCGCAAGGCATCGAGGCGCTCGACGTGCCCCCGCCCGCGGACGGACCCGCCGAATGCCCCGCCGGGCCGGACGACCTCGTTCACCTCCTCTACACCTCCGGCTCCACCGGCCGCCCCAAGGGTGTGCTGACCAGTCACCGCAACGTGGTCGCGTTCGTCACCGGGTTCGCCGCCGCCCTCGGGATCCGGCCCGGCGCCCGGGCGCTCGGTATCTCCTCGCCCGCCTTCGACGCCTTCACCATGGACGTGTTCGTCCCGCTGGCGCACGGCGGATCGGTCCAGCTCGCCGGCGCCGCCGACCGGGCCGACCCCGAACGGCTGCGGCGGTTCCTCGTCGAGCACGACGTCGAGTGGGGCTTCGTCACGCCGACGCTGCTGTCCATGGTGGACCCCGCGGCCGTGCCCGGCTGGCGCGTCATCGCCTGCGGCGGCGAGCCGGTGCCCGCGGAGCTCGCCGCGCGCTGGCTGCCGGGACGGCGGTTCTTCAACGCTTATGGCCCGACCGAGACCACCGTCGTGGTCGTCACCGACGAGGTCACCGGTATCCCCAGCGACCCGCTGCCGCTCGGCCGCCCGACGCCGAACCACCGGGCGTACGTCGTGGACGCCGGGCTGCGGCCGGTCGCGCCCGGCGAGATCGGCGAGCTGCTCATCGGCGGCCCTGGCGTCGCCCTCGGCTACCTCGGCAGCCCCGAGCTGACCGCCGAGAAGTTCGTCGACGACCCGATCACGCCGGGAGAACGGCTCTACCGCACCGGAGACCTGGCCCGGGAGCTGCCCGACGGGCGTCTCGAGTTCGCCGGCCGCGCCGACCGGCAGGTGAAGGTCCGCGGCCAGCGGATCGAGCTGGGCGAGGTGGAGGCGGCGCTCACGACCCACCCGGACGTCGACGCCGCCGCCGTGACGGCCGTCCCCGGCCCGGTGGGCACCCGGCTGGTGGCCTTCCTGGCACCGGCGTCGGCACCGTCCGATGTGGACGAACTCGGCCGGGACCGGCTCACCGCGGCGATGCGCCCGGCCGCGGTCCGGGTGCTCGACCGCCTGCCGGTCAACCCGCTCACCGGCAAGATCGACCGGCCCGCGCTGCGCGACCTGGCCGAAGCGGTGCTGGCGGGACGACGGGAGGACCTCGGCCCGCTCGGCACCCCGGCAGAACGCGCGGTCGCGGCCATCTGGCGGCGAGTGCTCGGCGACGGCGCGGGGACGGACTTCCTGGCCTCGGGCGGGAACTCGATCGCCGCGATGCGCCTGGTCGCGGCGCTGCGCACGGAGCTGGCCGCGGACGTCGCCGCGGAGGACGTGCTCGCGAGCGGCACTCTCGACGGGCTCACCCGGCGGGTCGCGGCCGCGTCGCCGCTGACCGGGCCGGGCCTGACCACCGGGCACGCGCCCACCCTGTCGCCGCAGCAGCGGCGGCTGTGGTTCCTCGACCAGCTCGCCCCGGACGCCGCGCCGTACAACATCGCGATGGCGTTCCGGCTGACCGGTGCGCTGGACGTCGACGCGCTGCGCCACGCCTTGCGCGCGGTCGCCGAGCGGCACGATGTGCTCCGCTGGCGGATCCGCGCCGTCGACGGCGCGCCGGTGGCGGATCGTCTGCCGCCGTCGGACGTTCCGCTGCCGGTGGCGCCGGTGACCGAGGACGGTCTGCGGGCCCGGCTGGCCGCCGACGCCGCGACGCCGGTGCACCTGGACCGTGAGGCTCCCTGGCGTGTGCGGCTCTACCGGCTCGGCGAGACGGAGCACGTGCTCGGCTTCACGCTGCATCACGCGGTGTTCGACGGCTGGTCTCAAGACCTGCTGTGCGCCGACCTTTCGGCGGCCTACCGGGGCGAGCCGCTGCCACCGCCGGTGGCGTCCTATGCGGATTACGCGGTGTGGCGAGCCGGACGCGACGAACGCCGGGAAGCGGTGGATGTCGCGTGGTGGACCGAACGTCTCGCCGGTGCACCATCCACAGTGGACCTTCCGCGCGACCGGCCGCGCCCGGCCGTGCAGACCTACCGGGGCGCAAGCCTGCGTCAGTCCTTTTCGGACGGTGTCGCCGAGTCGGTGCGGGCGCTGGCCGCCCGCACCGGCACGACACGCGCCGGGGTGCTGCTCGCCGCGTTCGGCCAGCTGCTGCGGCGGCTCACCGGGGCGACCGACCACCTGGTCGCCACGGTCGTCGCCGACCGGCAGCTCGCCGAATGCCAGGAGGTCGCGGGGTTCTTCGTCGACATCGTGCCGGTGCGGCTGCGGGCCGACGACGCCGCGGACTTCGCCACGCACGTCCGCGACGGCGGCGCGGGACTCCTCGCCGCGACCGCGCATCCGGCCGCCCCGGTCGAGCGGCTCGTCGAGGCGCTCGGCGTGCCCCGCGATCCTGCGCGTGCCCCGCTCGTGCAGGTGATGTTCAACGTCCTGAACTTCGCCGAGCCGAGGCTGGACCTGCCGGGAGTGGCCTCGGCGTGGCTGCCGGTCGACAAGCCGGGGTCGCCGTTCGACCTCACGGTGTACGTCCACGACGACGGCGTCGAACTGCTGTACAACCCGGATCTGTTCGACCACACCCGGATGGCCGGGCTCGCCGAGGACTACGTCGCCCTGCTCGGCGCGCTGGCCGCGGCGCCGGACGCGCCGGTCGGGACGAGCGTGCCGGAGCTGCCGCGGGCGGACGTCCGCACCGCCGCTCCCGCCGCGGCGGCCCGCGTCAGGGCACGCCCGGTGCCGGTGGTCGCGGATCCGGTGGCGCTCGCCGCGACCGAGGCCGTGATCGCGCGTGCCTGGTGTGACGTCCTGGGCGTGGCCGAAGTGGGGCACACCGAGAACTTCTTCGACGTGGGCGGGCATTCGCTCGCCCTCGCCCGGGTGCACGCCCAGGTCACCGCCCGGCTCGCCCGCCGGATCCCGATGGTCGACCTGTTCACCCATCCCACCGTCCGCGCCCTCGCGGCGCACCTGCACTCCGGCGACGCCGCCAGCCCGGAGCTGGCGCGCGCCGCCGAACGCGTCGCCGCCCGCCGCGGCCGCACCCAGACCAGAAGACCCCGTCGCACCGCCGGCCCGGCCGGCCCCGGATAGGAGCACCACCGTGACCCACCTCCCCGAAACCGGCACCGGCGATCCCGGAGCCGAACCCATCGCGATCGTCGGACTGGACGTGCGCGTGCCCGGCGCGCGTGACGCGCGGCAGTTCTGGCGCAACCTCGTCGACGGCGTCGAGTCGATCGTGCCCGCCACCCGCGAAGAGATGATCGCCCGCGGTGCCGCACCGGACACGGTGGACGATCCGAGCTGGGTGAACGCCACCGCCGTGGTCGACGGCTTCGACGAGTTCGACGCGGAACTGTTCGGCATGACCAGCCGCGAGGCCGAGATCACCGACCCGCAGCATCGGCTGTTCCTCCAGTCGTGCCACGCCGCGCTCACCGACGCGGGCTACGACCCGGCCCGTTTCGACGGCGCGATCGGCGTCTACGGCGGGTCCGGGGGCACCGGATACCTGACCGAGAACCTGATGCGCAACGAGCGGCTCCTCGCCTCGCAGCACGGCGGGATCGGCATCTCGACCGGCAACCAGCCGAGCTACCTGACGACGTCGGTGTCGTACAAGCTCAACCTGCGCGGCCCGAGCCTCGCGGTGTTCACCGCCTGCTCGACGTCGCTGGTCGCCGTGCACCTCGCCTGTGAGGCCCTGCGCAACGGCGAATGCGACATGGCGCTGGCCGGCGGGGTCAACATCGAGATGCCGCACGGCGTCGGCTACATGGGCGTCGACGGCTTCACCTCACCGGACGGTCACGTCCGCGCGTTCGACGCGGGCGCCAACGGCACGGTCTGGAGCAGCGGCGTCGGGGTCGTGCTGGTGAAGCGGCTGTCGCAGGCGATCGAGGACGGCGACCACATCCGGGGTGTCGTGCTCGGCAACGCGATCAACAACGACGGCGCCACCAAGGTCGGTTTCTCCGCGCCCAGTGTGTCCGGGCAGACCGAAGCGGTCGCGCAGGCCGTCGGCATGGCCGGGGTCGACCCGCGCACCATCGGCTACGTCGAGGCGCACGGCACCGGCACCGCGCTGGGCGACCCGATCGAGATCACCGCACTGTCCACTGTGTACGGAAACGGGGTCGAGGACACCGGCTGGTGCGCGATCGGCTCGGTGAAGTCCAACATCGGCCACCTGTCGCAGGCGGCGGGCGTGGTCTCGTTGATCAAGGCCGTGCTCGTGATGGAACACGGGCTGATCCCGCCGACCATCAACTACCACGAACCCAACCCCGGTATCGACTTCCCGGCGAGCCCGTTCTATCCGGCGCGCGAGGTGACGAAGTGGGAGGCGGACCGGGTGCCGCGGCGGGCGGGCGTCAGCTCGTTCGGCGTCGGCGGCACCAACGCGCACGTCGTGCTGGAGGAGGCGCCGAGCCCGCAGCGGTCCCGGACGCCGCATCCCGCGCATCTGCTGCGCGTGTCGGCCAACACCGCGGAGGCGCTCTCGGCCGCGGTCGACCAGCTCGCCGAGCGGCTGGCCGGGGACGTCGACCTCGACCTCGCCGACGTGGCCTACACCCTGGCCGCCGGGCGCACCGAATACCCGCACCGCGCGGTCGTCGTCGCCCGCGACCCGGAGGACGCGGTCGACGGGCTGCGCGACCCCCGGCGCCTCGTGTCCGCACAGGCCGGGGAGACGAACGTGGCGTTCCTCTTCCCAGGGCAGGGTTCCCAGTACGCCGGGATGGGCGCCGAGCTGTACGACGCCGAGCCGGTGTTCGCCGCGGCCGTCGACGAGTGCCTGCGGCTGCTCGAATCCGAGCTGCCGGAGCTGCGCGACCTGATCTTCCGGCCCGGTGGCGAGCAGGCGCTGCGGGAAACCCGCGTGACCCAGCCCGCGCTGTTCGTCGTCGAGTACGCGCTGGCGAGGCTGTGGCTGAGCTGGGGCGTGCGGCCGGCGGCGATGATCGGGCACTCGGTCGGCGAGTACGTCGCCGCCACCGTCGCCGGGGTCTTCACCCTGCCGGACGCGCTGAACCTGGTCGCCACGCGCGGCCGCCTCATGCAGTCGATGCCCGCCGGGGCGATGCTGGCCGTCCAGCTCGACGAGGAGAGCGTCGCCTCGCGGCTGCCGGACACACTCGCGATCGCCGGGGTGAACGGGCCCGGCACGTGTGTCGTGGCCGGGCCGTCGGACGCGGTCGCGGAGTTCGCGGCGACGCTCAAGTCCAGCGGCGTGCAATGCCGCGAACTGGTGACTTCGCACGCGTTCCACTCGCCGATGATGGACCCGATCCTCGCCGAGTTCACCGCGGCCGTCACCGCCGTCACCCGCACCGCGCCCACGCGGCCGTTCCTGTCGAACGTCACCGGCGACTGGATCACCGACGCCCAGGCCACCGACCCGGC is a genomic window containing:
- a CDS encoding amino acid adenylation domain-containing protein — translated: MTDTLPVVGGHGPPLSYPDTTITGLILAQAARTPDAVAVRQGDARLTYRELVASATGVARLLWARGAGPGTRVGVCADRRPELVSTVVGVLLSGAAYVPLEPGGPKARLAEIAGDAEVSLVVGDRAKAEFGAAQGIEALDVPPPADGPAECPAGPDDLVHLLYTSGSTGRPKGVLTSHRNVVAFVTGFAAALGIRPGARALGISSPAFDAFTMDVFVPLAHGGSVQLAGAADRADPERLRRFLVEHDVEWGFVTPTLLSMVDPAAVPGWRVIACGGEPVPAELAARWLPGRRFFNAYGPTETTVVVVTDEVTGIPSDPLPLGRPTPNHRAYVVDAGLRPVAPGEIGELLIGGPGVALGYLGSPELTAEKFVDDPITPGERLYRTGDLARELPDGRLEFAGRADRQVKVRGQRIELGEVEAALTTHPDVDAAAVTAVPGPVGTRLVAFLAPASAPSDVDELGRDRLTAAMRPAAVRVLDRLPVNPLTGKIDRPALRDLAEAVLAGRREDLGPLGTPAERAVAAIWRRVLGDGAGTDFLASGGNSIAAMRLVAALRTELAADVAAEDVLASGTLDGLTRRVAAASPLTGPGLTTGHAPTLSPQQRRLWFLDQLAPDAAPYNIAMAFRLTGALDVDALRHALRAVAERHDVLRWRIRAVDGAPVADRLPPSDVPLPVAPVTEDGLRARLAADAATPVHLDREAPWRVRLYRLGETEHVLGFTLHHAVFDGWSQDLLCADLSAAYRGEPLPPPVASYADYAVWRAGRDERREAVDVAWWTERLAGAPSTVDLPRDRPRPAVQTYRGASLRQSFSDGVAESVRALAARTGTTRAGVLLAAFGQLLRRLTGATDHLVATVVADRQLAECQEVAGFFVDIVPVRLRADDAADFATHVRDGGAGLLAATAHPAAPVERLVEALGVPRDPARAPLVQVMFNVLNFAEPRLDLPGVASAWLPVDKPGSPFDLTVYVHDDGVELLYNPDLFDHTRMAGLAEDYVALLGALAAAPDAPVGTSVPELPRADVRTAAPAAAARVRARPVPVVADPVALAATEAVIARAWCDVLGVAEVGHTENFFDVGGHSLALARVHAQVTARLARRIPMVDLFTHPTVRALAAHLHSGDAASPELARAAERVAARRGRTQTRRPRRTAGPAGPG